One part of the Desulfonema ishimotonii genome encodes these proteins:
- a CDS encoding HD domain-containing protein, whose translation MNIPTTPQCYQFFRETEMLDHIAAHSIQVCRVALLLTDHINNGTTRLDRNLVRASALLHDITKTRSIRTGERHADTGGEFLTERGYPEVGSVVRQHVRLDLYSDDSPVTEAEVVNYADKRVLHDQVALLADRLSYIMERYGTTPELRGRLEKIWKKTETLEQKLFRALPFSPEALIRQLPTPDCKTELSEYLHAPDERLTALI comes from the coding sequence ATGAACATCCCCACCACCCCCCAATGCTACCAATTCTTCCGTGAGACGGAAATGCTCGACCACATCGCGGCCCATTCCATTCAGGTCTGCCGCGTGGCCCTGCTGCTCACGGACCACATCAACAACGGCACAACCCGCCTCGACCGGAACCTGGTCCGGGCCTCGGCCCTGCTCCACGACATCACCAAAACCCGGAGCATCAGAACCGGCGAACGCCACGCGGACACGGGCGGGGAATTCCTGACCGAACGGGGCTACCCCGAAGTCGGCTCCGTTGTCCGGCAGCATGTCCGGCTGGACCTTTATTCGGATGACAGCCCGGTCACGGAAGCCGAAGTCGTCAACTATGCGGACAAGCGGGTTCTCCACGATCAGGTCGCCCTGCTGGCAGACCGGCTCTCCTACATCATGGAGCGCTATGGCACCACACCGGAGCTGCGGGGGCGTCTGGAAAAAATATGGAAGAAAACCGAAACCCTCGAGCAGAAACTGTTCCGCGCCCTCCCCTTCTCCCCGGAGGCTCTGATCCGCCAGCTTCCCACCCCCGACTGCAAGACAGAACTCTCTGAATATCTTCATGCCCCTGATGAGAGATTGACCGCGC